In Phycodurus eques isolate BA_2022a chromosome 10, UOR_Pequ_1.1, whole genome shotgun sequence, a genomic segment contains:
- the nelfcd gene encoding negative elongation factor C/D isoform X1, whose translation MDEEYYSGAGDWEGPDANTEDAYVDIENLGKIQEDCLKKFSSRDYIMEPAIFNTLKMYFQAGGSPEHVIQLLSENYSAVAQTVNLLAEWLIQMGVEPAQVQERVENHLKSLLIKHFDPQKADSIFTVEGETPAWLEQMIAHTTWRDLFYKLAEAHPDCLMLNFTVKLISDAGYQGEITSVSTACQQLEVFSRVLRTSLATLLDGGEENLEKNLPEFAKMVCHGEHTYLFAQAMMSILAQEELGGSAVRRIGQEVQKSAHKRGHDASQITLALGTAAAYPRACQALGAMLSKGALNPADITVLFKMFSSMDPPPVELIRVPAFLDLFMQSLFKPGSKINQDHKHKYIHILAYAASVVETWKKNKRVNINKDELKSSSKAIETVHNLCCNENKGATELVAELGTLYQCIRFPVVAMGVLKWVDWTVSEPRYFQLQTDHTPVHLALLDEICTCHQLLHPQVLQLLIKLFETEHSQLDVMEQLELKKTLLDRMVHLLSRGYVLPVVGYIRKCLEKLNTDISLIRYFVTEVLDVIAPPYTSDFVQLFLPILENDSIAGTIRTEGEHDPVAEFIAHCKSNFIMIN comes from the exons ATGGACGAGGAATATTATAGCGGCGCGGGGGACTGGGAAGGCCCGGACGCTAACACG GAGGATGCATATGTTGACATTGAAAATTTGGGGAAAATCCAAGAGGATTGTCTGAAGAAATTTTCCAGCAGGGATTACATCATGGAGCCTGCCATCTTTAACACCCTCAAAAT GTATTTCCAGGCGGGTGGTTCTCCAGAACACGTCATCCAGCTTCTGTCGGAAAACTACTCTGCCGTAGCTCAGACTGTTAATTTGCTGGCTGAGTGGCTCATCCAGATGG GTGTCGAACCAGCACAAGTACAAGAGCGAGTTGAAAATCACCTGAAGAGTCTGCTGATAAAACACTTCGACCCCCAGAAAGCAGATTCCATTTTCACCGTAGAGGGAGAG ACTCCTGCTTGGCTGGAGCAGATGATCGCTCACACAACTTGGCGAGACCTCTTCTACAAGCTGGCCGAGGCTCATCCCGACTGTTTGATGCTCAACTTCACTGTGAAG CTGATTTCAGATGCAGGTTACCAGGGGGAGATCACCAGTGTGTCGACAGCATGCCAGCAGCTGGAGGTTTTCTCTCGAGTGTTGAGGACATCTTTAGCCACGCTGCTGGATGGAGGAGAGGAGAACTTGGAGAAGAACCTGCCAGAATTTGCT AAAATGGTGTGTCACGGTGAGCACACTTACCTCTTCGCTCAGGCTATGATGTCAATCCTGGCCCAGGAGGAGCTGGGTGGCTCCGCTGTGCGCCGGATTGGTCAGGAAGTGCAGAAGTCGGCACACAAGAG GGGCCACGATGCCAGTCAGATAACGCTGGCGCTGGGTACAGCGGCAGCCTACCCCCGTGCCTGCCAGGCGCTGGGTGCCATGTTGTCCAAGGGAGCCCTGAATCCGGCCGATATCACAGTGCTGTTTAAGATGTTCAGCAGCATGGACCCGCCTCCTGTGGAGCTG ATCAGAGTGCCTGCTTTTCTGGACCTCTTCATGCAGTCGCTGTTCAAGCCCGGCTCTAAGATTAACCAAGACCACAAGCACAAATACATCCACATCCTGGCCTACGCTGCCAGCGTGGTTGAGACATGGAAAAAG AACAAGCGAGTCAACATAAATAAGGATGAACTAAAATCATCCTCCAAGGCCATCGAGACGGTGCACAACCTTTGCTGCAACGAGAACAAAGGCGCCACAGAGTTGGTGGCTGAGCTTGGCACTCTGTACCAGTGCATACG GTTCCCAGTGGTGGCCATGGGAGTTTTGAAGTGGGTTGACTGGACCGTGTCCGAGCCGCGCTACTTTCAGCTACAGACCGATCACACTCCGGTCCACTTGGCTCTGCTGGATGAG ATCTGCACGTGTCACCAGCTGCTGCATCCTCAGGTCCTCCAATTACTCATCAAGCTCTTTGAGACGGAACACTCGCAGCTCGACGTCatggagcag TTGGAGCTCAAGAAGACCCTCCTGGACCGGATGGTGCATCTGCTGAGTCGTGGTTACGTCCTGCCTGTGGTTGGCTACATTCGCAAGTGTCTGGAGAAGCTCAACACTGACATCTCCCTCATTCGCTATTTTGTCACAGAG